From Onychostoma macrolepis isolate SWU-2019 chromosome 05, ASM1243209v1, whole genome shotgun sequence, one genomic window encodes:
- the LOC131540550 gene encoding uncharacterized protein LOC131540550 isoform X1 has product MKKVHTAMKIYWILALFITGASSVSVVLNHPTSLPCSCGEKVVWSKTFPIKATVAECQKKECVVTERFKERFAVTHEKNSLFLKSAKYNDQGQYECSCDGFIKQVKLEVVVPINVTAAELGNVTLPCYADTQSGVRDVTWLHNEQNALHFTENGATNPGDGYEDRVSLTDDGFRDGDVSLTITGVQKRDAELYRCFVQEENIKGYPHAYMLHVNGGGDQTADSDTEKRTHIGLILPFSLIICFLLILLCRKKKASPTEETTDREPVQESDQKHSTHLFYPGEEIYEHSNLRMNDYSHSSNNETDSNTET; this is encoded by the exons gTGCTTCTTCTGTTTCTGTGGTTCTGAATCACCCGACATCACTTCCCTGCAGCTGCGGTGAAAAAGTCGTGTGGAGCAAGACCTTCCCCATAAAAGCAACTGTTGCTGAATGCCAAAAGAAGGAATGTGTTGTAACAGAACGTTTTAAGGAAAGATTTGCAGTCACACATGAAAAAAACTCTTTATTTCTTAAGTCAGCAAAATACAATGACCAGGGACAATACGAGTGCAGCTGTGACGGCTTTATCAAGCAAGTTAAACTGGAGGTTGTAG TTCCTATAAACGTGACAGCTGCTGAGCTGGGAAACGTCACTCTCCCGTGTTATGCGGATACTCAAAGTGGTGTCAGGGATGTGACGTGGCTCCATAATGAACAAAACGCTCTTCACTTCACTGAAAATGGAGCCACAAACCCAGGCGATGGTTATGAGGACAGAGTATCGCTGACAGACGACGGATTCAGAGACGGAGATGTGTCTCTGACCATCACTGGTGTCCAGAAGAGAGACGCGGAATTATACCGCTGCTTCGTTCAGGAGGAAAATATTAAAGGATACCCACACGCCTACATGCTGCATGTCAACG GAGGAGGAGACCAAACTGCCGACAGCGACACTGAGAAAAGAACTCACATTGGACTGATCTTACCTTTCTCACTCATCATTTGCTTTCTTCTTATTCTTTTATGCCGTAAGAAGAAGGCATCACCCACAGAGGAAACTACAGATCGCGAGCCCGTACAGGAGAGTGACCAAAAGCATTCAACTCATCTTTTTTATCCTGGAGAAGAGATCTATGAACACTCAAACCTGAGGATGAACGATTACAGTCATTCTTCTAATAATGAAACTGACTCAAACACAGAAACATGA
- the LOC131540550 gene encoding uncharacterized protein LOC131540550 isoform X2 — protein MKKVHTAMKIYWILALFITGASSVSVVLNHPTSLPCSCGEKVVWSKTFPIKATVAECQKKECVVTERFKERFAVTHEKNSLFLKSAKYNDQGQYECSCDGFIKQVKLEVVVPINVTAAELGNVTLPCYADTQSGVRDVTWLHNEQNALHFTENGATNPGDGYEDRVSLTDDGFRDGDVSLTITGVQKRDAELYRCFVQEENIKGYPHAYMLHVNGPL, from the exons gTGCTTCTTCTGTTTCTGTGGTTCTGAATCACCCGACATCACTTCCCTGCAGCTGCGGTGAAAAAGTCGTGTGGAGCAAGACCTTCCCCATAAAAGCAACTGTTGCTGAATGCCAAAAGAAGGAATGTGTTGTAACAGAACGTTTTAAGGAAAGATTTGCAGTCACACATGAAAAAAACTCTTTATTTCTTAAGTCAGCAAAATACAATGACCAGGGACAATACGAGTGCAGCTGTGACGGCTTTATCAAGCAAGTTAAACTGGAGGTTGTAG TTCCTATAAACGTGACAGCTGCTGAGCTGGGAAACGTCACTCTCCCGTGTTATGCGGATACTCAAAGTGGTGTCAGGGATGTGACGTGGCTCCATAATGAACAAAACGCTCTTCACTTCACTGAAAATGGAGCCACAAACCCAGGCGATGGTTATGAGGACAGAGTATCGCTGACAGACGACGGATTCAGAGACGGAGATGTGTCTCTGACCATCACTGGTGTCCAGAAGAGAGACGCGGAATTATACCGCTGCTTCGTTCAGGAGGAAAATATTAAAGGATACCCACACGCCTACATGCTGCATGTCAACG GCCCTCTCTGA